In Bosea vestrisii, the following are encoded in one genomic region:
- a CDS encoding NAD(P)/FAD-dependent oxidoreductase, with the protein MSPERQADVIVLGAGIVGVSVALHLQERGRSVLLVDRGEPGAETSHGNAGLIERSSVIPYAFPRDLPTLAAFASNRSIAVRYRLGALLRMAPWLARYWWNSAPDRLDRSGRAILPLIERCIDEHQRWAKAAGTEALMRGEGWIELYRNHRSLQRAAEAAKELAAHGLAYDLLDEATLRTREPGLLPGAVAGAVHWRDPVTVSDPGAVTRAYATLFTERGGRLLRADADSLQHDDAGWRLSVDAEEWRAPEAVVALGPWSNDLCKRLGYRFPLSFKRGYHMHYAVAEGAVPQHPLCDVQAGFVLSRMERGIRLTTGIELAGRDEPSDSWQLDQAERVARRLMPLGPRLDAEPWRGARPCLPDMLPIIGRAPRHRSLWFAFGHAHHGFTLGPVTGRLLADAMTNQPTFCDLGPFAADRF; encoded by the coding sequence ATGAGTCCAGAACGACAGGCCGACGTGATCGTGCTCGGGGCCGGGATCGTCGGCGTCAGCGTAGCCCTGCATCTGCAGGAACGGGGTCGCAGCGTCCTGCTGGTCGATCGCGGCGAGCCCGGGGCCGAGACCAGCCATGGCAATGCCGGCCTGATCGAGCGCTCCTCGGTCATCCCCTACGCTTTCCCGCGCGATCTCCCGACGCTGGCCGCCTTCGCCTCGAACCGCTCGATTGCCGTGCGCTATCGGCTTGGCGCATTGCTGCGGATGGCGCCCTGGCTGGCGCGCTACTGGTGGAACTCGGCTCCCGATCGGCTCGACAGATCAGGACGCGCCATCCTGCCGCTGATCGAGCGCTGCATCGACGAACACCAGCGCTGGGCCAAAGCGGCCGGAACCGAAGCGCTGATGCGCGGCGAGGGCTGGATCGAGCTCTATCGCAATCATCGTAGTCTTCAGCGAGCGGCGGAGGCCGCAAAGGAACTCGCGGCTCACGGCCTCGCTTACGACCTTCTCGACGAGGCGACGCTTCGGACCCGCGAGCCGGGCCTGCTGCCAGGCGCGGTCGCGGGCGCCGTACACTGGCGCGACCCGGTAACCGTCAGCGATCCAGGCGCAGTGACACGAGCCTATGCCACCCTGTTCACTGAGCGCGGAGGCCGGCTGCTGCGCGCAGACGCGGATTCCTTGCAGCACGACGACGCGGGATGGCGACTATCGGTCGATGCCGAGGAATGGCGCGCGCCAGAGGCCGTCGTCGCCCTGGGACCGTGGTCGAACGATCTGTGCAAGCGGCTCGGCTATCGCTTTCCGCTCAGCTTCAAGCGCGGCTACCACATGCACTATGCGGTTGCCGAGGGAGCGGTCCCGCAGCACCCGCTCTGTGACGTGCAGGCCGGGTTCGTGCTCAGCCGGATGGAGCGCGGCATTCGCCTGACCACCGGGATCGAACTCGCGGGTCGCGATGAACCGTCGGATTCCTGGCAGCTCGACCAGGCGGAACGGGTCGCGCGGCGCCTCATGCCGCTCGGCCCACGTCTCGATGCCGAGCCTTGGCGCGGTGCACGGCCCTGCCTACCCGACATGCTGCCGATCATCGGCAGAGCGCCCCGGCATCGCAGCCTGTGGTTTGCATTCGGCCACGCCCATCACGGCTTCACCTTGGGTCCAGTCACCGGGCGGCTCCTGGCGGATGCGATGACCAATCAGCCAACGTTCTGTGATCTCGGGCCATTTGCGGCCGATCGCTTCTAG
- a CDS encoding MurR/RpiR family transcriptional regulator has protein sequence MSQTLRQRLQACLAIGSKADKALASYMLAQQPSLPFETAASLAEKVSVSEPTVGRFCRTLGYKSLKDLKRSLAEEIGDRPWLISDRLRDFQQRSLAGDDQLARSLQLEIAGLVRLYELAQSEEWKRVARRLASASSVYVTGFQTERGLAQYLANQLQYLRDGVHLVDLAAGNFSELLLSHEAGRCLVIFEARRYSRMAKLLARQAKDAGISTTLVTDAFCDWGAGLVDEVLVVSTEFNLFWDSTAQMASLSNLLINAVFVELGPQVEARLNRMAELYDRFTGHVGGGPGPLG, from the coding sequence ATGTCGCAAACCCTCCGCCAGAGATTGCAGGCCTGTCTTGCCATAGGCTCCAAGGCCGACAAGGCGCTGGCGAGCTACATGCTGGCGCAGCAGCCGAGCCTGCCCTTCGAGACGGCGGCGAGCCTGGCCGAGAAGGTCTCGGTCAGCGAGCCGACGGTCGGGCGCTTCTGCCGCACGCTCGGCTACAAGAGCCTGAAGGACCTCAAGCGCAGCCTCGCCGAGGAGATCGGCGACAGGCCCTGGCTGATCAGCGACCGGCTGCGTGATTTCCAGCAACGCAGCCTCGCCGGCGACGACCAGCTGGCGCGCAGCCTCCAGCTGGAGATCGCCGGCCTCGTCCGGCTCTATGAGCTCGCCCAAAGCGAGGAGTGGAAGCGCGTCGCGCGCCGGCTGGCGAGCGCCTCGTCCGTCTATGTCACCGGGTTCCAGACCGAGCGCGGCCTTGCGCAATACCTCGCCAACCAACTCCAGTACCTCCGCGACGGCGTGCATCTGGTCGATCTCGCCGCCGGCAACTTCTCGGAGCTCCTGCTTTCGCACGAAGCCGGGCGCTGCCTCGTGATCTTCGAGGCGCGCCGCTATTCGCGCATGGCCAAGCTTCTGGCCCGGCAGGCGAAGGACGCCGGCATTTCCACCACTCTCGTCACCGACGCCTTCTGCGACTGGGGAGCGGGGCTGGTCGACGAAGTTCTGGTCGTCTCGACCGAATTCAACCTGTTCTGGGATTCGACCGCGCAAATGGCGAGTCTCAGTAACCTCCTGATCAATGCGGTCTTCGTCGAGCTCGGCCCGCAGGTCGAAGCGCGCCTCAACCGGATGGCGGAGCTCTACGACCGCTTCACCGGCCATGTCGGAGGCGGTCCCGGGCCACTGGGCTGA
- a CDS encoding ABC transporter substrate-binding protein: MRTILKGSMLALGLTALAATTALAQEATFVMTARLVGAPTYNPIKATKLNTATTLIFDRLVVQDADQSFHGQLASSWETNPDGMQWTFKLKPGVKFHNGEPFNAKTVAWWVPQFKGSENAFTVEAIERVEVVDDLTVRFHMKHPDPNLLFNLASSFMCIPEPKSYEALGDKFGVTEAIGTGPYKMQQFSVGQQTVLVRNDDYAWAAGLSKNQGPAKFKKLTFREIGEESTAYLELKTGGADLLVNVPTDFLPRIQADKAVKLVTFPGNELVYMPINTSVEPFTDIKVREATAFAVNQKEILTSLYGGNGAAADTFLISSLKEAQVEPKFRIAYDSERAKKLFDEAGWKPSADGIRVKDGKRLAVKLWTQNGTEFKRLVEIVQAQLKAVGMQAEISIIDAGSINAQYRKKTEHQLAIRAYQWTNADIVDWFFAAKRAGYPNVSMFNDPEAERLNDIAMNKSKSWDERVANFTKYHEYVLSQYPFAPIYQPVQSLAYGKRIVMPETIRGMGLYSSTMLDIAPAN, encoded by the coding sequence ATGAGGACGATATTGAAGGGGAGCATGCTGGCGCTGGGCCTTACGGCCCTGGCAGCGACGACGGCGCTTGCGCAAGAGGCGACATTCGTGATGACCGCGCGCCTCGTCGGCGCGCCGACCTATAATCCGATCAAGGCGACCAAGCTCAACACGGCGACCACGCTGATCTTCGACCGGCTCGTAGTGCAGGACGCTGACCAGAGTTTCCACGGGCAGCTGGCGAGCTCGTGGGAAACGAACCCCGACGGCATGCAATGGACCTTCAAGCTGAAGCCCGGCGTCAAGTTCCACAATGGCGAGCCGTTCAACGCCAAGACCGTCGCCTGGTGGGTGCCGCAGTTCAAGGGCAGCGAGAACGCCTTCACCGTCGAGGCGATCGAGCGGGTCGAGGTCGTCGACGACCTCACCGTGCGCTTCCACATGAAGCATCCCGACCCGAACCTGCTGTTCAACCTCGCCAGCTCCTTCATGTGCATTCCCGAGCCCAAATCCTATGAGGCGCTCGGCGACAAGTTCGGCGTGACCGAGGCGATCGGCACCGGCCCCTACAAGATGCAGCAGTTCAGCGTCGGCCAGCAGACCGTGCTGGTGCGCAACGACGACTACGCCTGGGCCGCCGGCCTCTCGAAGAACCAGGGCCCGGCCAAGTTCAAGAAGCTGACCTTCCGCGAGATCGGCGAGGAATCGACCGCCTATCTCGAATTGAAGACCGGCGGCGCCGATCTGCTGGTCAATGTCCCAACCGACTTCCTGCCGCGTATCCAGGCCGACAAGGCGGTGAAGCTCGTGACCTTCCCGGGCAACGAGCTGGTCTACATGCCGATCAATACCAGCGTCGAACCCTTCACCGACATCAAGGTCCGCGAGGCCACCGCCTTCGCCGTCAACCAGAAGGAGATTCTGACCAGCCTCTATGGCGGCAACGGCGCCGCCGCCGACACCTTCCTGATCTCCTCGCTGAAGGAGGCGCAGGTCGAGCCGAAATTCAGGATCGCCTACGATTCCGAGCGCGCGAAGAAGCTGTTCGACGAAGCCGGCTGGAAGCCCAGCGCTGATGGCATCCGCGTCAAGGATGGCAAGCGCCTCGCGGTCAAGCTCTGGACTCAGAACGGCACCGAGTTCAAGCGCCTCGTCGAGATCGTCCAGGCCCAGCTCAAGGCGGTCGGCATGCAGGCCGAGATCAGCATCATCGATGCCGGCTCGATCAATGCGCAATACCGCAAGAAGACCGAGCACCAGCTCGCGATCCGCGCCTATCAGTGGACCAATGCCGATATCGTCGACTGGTTCTTCGCCGCCAAGCGGGCCGGCTATCCGAACGTCTCGATGTTCAACGACCCCGAGGCCGAGCGGCTGAACGACATCGCCATGAACAAGTCGAAGAGCTGGGACGAGCGCGTCGCGAACTTCACCAAGTACCATGAGTACGTGCTTTCGCAGTACCCGTTCGCGCCGATCTACCAGCCGGTGCAGAGCCTCGCCTATGGCAAGCGCATCGTGATGCCGGAGACGATCCGCGGCATGGGACTCTACAGCTCGACGATGCTGGACATCGCGCCGGCGAACTGA
- a CDS encoding ABC transporter permease, translating into MLRFAIRRLAMLVPVFLAVSLVIFMIVHLVPGDPLEHLIQVGSSPEQQAQMIARYGLDQPLLVQYGRWLAKVVGGDLGDAIVMRQPVARLIAENLPHSLALGGAALIFSTTVGIVTGVLAASFRDSLFDRVVMGFILLGSTLPSFWLALLMILAFAVQFEWFPVSGARSWDALVLPALTIGIGGTALIARVTRAAMIEIAGRDFVRVLQAKGLSFWRIQLRHVLQQAMLPVMTILGLRIGWILGGAVTVEYVFARPGLGSLLITALGQRDYPLVQGCLLMLAIAVMLGTLLGDLAQAALDPRLRETMGAR; encoded by the coding sequence TTGCTGCGCTTTGCGATCCGGCGGCTCGCCATGCTCGTGCCGGTGTTCCTCGCCGTCTCACTGGTGATCTTCATGATCGTCCACCTCGTGCCGGGCGATCCGCTGGAGCATCTGATCCAAGTCGGATCCTCGCCCGAGCAGCAGGCGCAGATGATCGCCCGCTACGGCCTCGACCAGCCGCTGCTGGTTCAATACGGGCGCTGGCTGGCCAAGGTCGTCGGCGGCGATCTCGGCGACGCCATCGTGATGCGCCAGCCGGTGGCGCGGTTGATCGCGGAGAATCTGCCGCACAGCCTCGCGCTCGGCGGCGCGGCGCTGATCTTCTCCACCACGGTCGGGATCGTCACCGGTGTGCTCGCAGCCTCCTTTCGCGACAGCCTGTTCGACCGGGTGGTGATGGGTTTCATCCTGCTCGGTTCGACGCTGCCGAGCTTCTGGCTGGCCCTGCTGATGATCCTCGCCTTCGCGGTGCAGTTCGAATGGTTCCCGGTCTCGGGCGCGCGCAGCTGGGATGCGCTGGTGCTGCCGGCCCTGACCATCGGCATCGGCGGCACGGCACTGATCGCCCGCGTTACCCGCGCTGCCATGATCGAGATCGCCGGGCGCGATTTCGTCCGCGTGCTCCAAGCCAAGGGCCTGTCCTTCTGGCGCATCCAGCTCCGCCACGTCCTGCAGCAGGCGATGCTGCCGGTGATGACCATCCTCGGCCTGCGCATCGGCTGGATCCTCGGCGGAGCAGTCACTGTCGAATACGTCTTCGCCCGGCCGGGGCTCGGTTCGCTGCTGATCACCGCGCTCGGCCAGCGCGACTATCCGCTGGTGCAGGGCTGCCTGCTCATGCTCGCCATCGCCGTCATGCTCGGCACGCTTCTCGGCGACCTCGCCCAGGCGGCACTCGATCCGCGGCTGCGCGAAACCATGGGGGCAAGATGA
- a CDS encoding ABC transporter permease, with protein MLCALFLVALVFCALFAPWIAPYDYAAQKLSLANTRPSAAHWLGTDEFGRDLLSRIIQGARTSLSVSVLSIAISMLAGATLGAAAGYFGGIFDRVVTVIVDLTWSFPEILLALILIAILGPGLHSTAIAIAIAYLAQFTRLTRAQVMALRGELFVDAAVTAGAGPARILFLHLLPNAMTPVIVAGMLATGDAIVLEATLGFFGLGAQPPTPSWGAMMSSGTAQIFIAPWIIIFPGLVIATTVIAINLFGDALIEALDIRRPLRDG; from the coding sequence GTGCTCTGCGCCCTGTTTCTGGTCGCGCTCGTCTTCTGCGCGCTCTTCGCGCCCTGGATCGCGCCTTATGACTATGCGGCCCAGAAGCTCAGCCTGGCCAACACCCGGCCCTCGGCGGCGCACTGGCTCGGCACCGACGAATTCGGGCGCGACCTGCTCTCGCGCATCATCCAGGGCGCTCGCACCTCGCTGAGCGTCAGCGTGCTCTCGATCGCAATCTCGATGCTCGCCGGCGCGACGCTCGGCGCCGCCGCCGGCTATTTCGGCGGGATCTTCGACCGCGTCGTCACCGTTATCGTCGACCTGACCTGGTCCTTCCCCGAGATCCTGCTGGCGCTGATCCTGATCGCGATCCTCGGGCCAGGGCTGCATTCGACCGCGATCGCGATCGCCATCGCCTATCTCGCCCAGTTCACCCGGTTGACCCGGGCGCAGGTGATGGCGCTCAGGGGCGAGCTCTTCGTCGACGCCGCAGTGACGGCTGGCGCAGGCCCGGCGCGCATCCTCTTCCTGCATCTCCTACCCAACGCGATGACCCCGGTCATCGTCGCCGGGATGCTGGCGACCGGCGATGCCATCGTGCTCGAAGCGACGCTCGGCTTCTTCGGCCTCGGTGCCCAGCCGCCGACCCCGTCCTGGGGCGCGATGATGAGTTCGGGCACGGCCCAGATCTTCATCGCGCCCTGGATCATCATCTTTCCCGGCCTCGTCATCGCGACCACCGTGATCGCCATCAACCTGTTCGGCGATGCGCTGATCGAGGCCCTCGATATCCGCAGGCCGCTGCGTGACGGCTGA
- a CDS encoding M81 family metallopeptidase, which produces MSFTVLTAEFAHESNTFSRCPADYAAFQDRGFALGEAAIAARGEANTSIAGFLDIGRPAGWRVIHAISASAQPSGPVTRDAYDRIAGVIVEAAKAHAGSIDGVLLGLHGAMVTEFCEDGEGELLERLRTVLGTDVPIGITLDPHANVTRKMTDLADIVVSYKTYPHVDIRETGRLAAGIMQRTLAGEIRPVTLRVDRPMLEEVNGGRTDIGPMVERIAKAKAYEKEPDVFAVSVNGGFGNADIAEVGPTVLVTCQGDHERHRAFADALAEDMWQRRFEVITPFLSVEDAVAEAASYTGSSGPLIIADYADNPGGGGYGDATELLRGMIAADLDDACFGPIVDPEAAAELRRGKPGTTISVRLGGKVDPEIGGGPLSLTGTLVSVSDGDYVGDGPMLGGLHASWGPCAVLRVGGIEILVTTLRAQMNDLQQFRAFGIDPAAKRVVGLKSMQHFRAAFEPIAGKVIVCDSGALCTPDLSKLPYRRARRPIFPLDR; this is translated from the coding sequence ATGAGCTTCACCGTGCTGACCGCCGAGTTCGCGCATGAGAGCAACACCTTCAGCCGTTGCCCGGCCGACTACGCCGCCTTCCAGGACCGCGGCTTCGCCCTGGGCGAGGCCGCGATCGCGGCGCGCGGGGAGGCCAACACGTCGATCGCCGGATTTCTCGATATCGGCCGCCCAGCCGGCTGGCGGGTGATCCATGCGATCAGCGCCTCCGCCCAGCCATCGGGCCCAGTGACGCGCGACGCCTATGACCGCATTGCCGGCGTGATCGTGGAGGCGGCGAAGGCTCACGCCGGATCGATCGACGGTGTCCTGCTCGGCCTGCACGGCGCCATGGTCACCGAGTTCTGCGAGGACGGCGAAGGCGAGCTCCTGGAGCGGCTGCGCACCGTCCTCGGCACGGACGTGCCGATCGGGATCACGCTCGACCCGCATGCCAACGTCACCCGCAAGATGACCGATCTCGCCGACATCGTCGTCTCTTACAAGACCTATCCGCATGTCGATATCCGCGAGACCGGCCGCCTCGCCGCCGGCATCATGCAGCGCACGCTCGCCGGCGAGATCAGACCGGTGACACTGCGCGTCGATCGGCCGATGCTGGAAGAGGTCAATGGCGGGCGCACGGATATCGGCCCGATGGTCGAGCGCATCGCCAAGGCCAAGGCCTATGAGAAGGAGCCGGACGTCTTCGCCGTCAGCGTCAATGGCGGCTTCGGAAATGCCGATATCGCCGAGGTCGGCCCGACCGTGCTCGTCACCTGCCAGGGGGATCACGAGCGCCATCGCGCCTTCGCCGACGCGCTCGCCGAGGATATGTGGCAGCGCCGCTTCGAGGTGATCACGCCCTTCCTGTCGGTCGAGGACGCTGTCGCGGAGGCCGCGTCCTACACCGGGAGTTCGGGGCCGCTGATCATCGCCGACTATGCCGACAACCCCGGCGGCGGCGGCTATGGCGACGCGACCGAATTGCTGCGCGGCATGATCGCGGCCGATCTCGACGACGCCTGCTTCGGACCGATCGTCGATCCGGAAGCGGCGGCCGAGCTACGTCGCGGCAAGCCCGGCACGACGATCTCGGTCAGGCTCGGCGGCAAGGTCGATCCGGAGATCGGCGGCGGCCCGCTTTCGCTCACGGGCACGCTCGTCAGCGTCAGCGACGGCGACTATGTCGGCGATGGCCCGATGCTAGGAGGCCTGCATGCCAGCTGGGGACCGTGCGCGGTGCTCCGCGTCGGCGGGATCGAGATCCTCGTCACCACCCTTCGCGCCCAGATGAACGACCTGCAGCAGTTCCGCGCCTTCGGCATCGATCCGGCCGCCAAGCGGGTGGTCGGCCTGAAGTCGATGCAGCATTTCCGGGCCGCCTTCGAGCCGATCGCCGGCAAGGTGATCGTCTGCGACAGCGGGGCGCTCTGCACGCCGGACCTTAGCAAGCTGCCCTATCGACGGGCCAGGCGTCCGATCTTCCCGCTCGACAGATGA
- a CDS encoding cupin domain-containing protein, producing MGLRFIFMLTRNDRTVGDAMEQLRTALALGVRHIGFKDIGLPLDTLKALNSAIRAGGATSYLEVVSLDRDSEIASARAAVEIGIDILLGGTRVDDVLPIIAGTTIQYCPFPGTISGHPSVLEGSIGEIVASAQAMAARDGVHGLDLLAYRSHENVPALIEAVCSAVSKPVYVAGSIDTPGRIEALKQAGAAGFTIGTAALDGKYPADGSDVPSQLKTIIRDVALLNRHISPFRKENLESAFGRFSDSWPPRLAASVNNLQIKLAKFEGEAGWHFNSREDEVFFVHKGRLVMKFRDRDEIIGEGEFIVVPHGVERCPTALEEVCEVVVLEIGTVTATSQ from the coding sequence ATGGGCCTTCGCTTCATCTTCATGCTCACCCGCAACGACCGGACGGTCGGCGATGCGATGGAGCAGCTTCGGACGGCTCTGGCTCTGGGAGTCCGGCATATCGGCTTCAAGGACATCGGCCTGCCGCTCGACACGCTGAAAGCGCTCAACTCAGCCATCAGGGCTGGCGGCGCGACGTCCTATCTCGAGGTCGTTTCGCTCGATCGCGACAGCGAGATCGCATCGGCAAGAGCTGCGGTCGAGATCGGCATCGACATTCTCCTTGGCGGGACGAGGGTCGACGACGTGCTGCCGATCATTGCCGGCACCACGATCCAGTACTGCCCCTTCCCGGGCACGATCTCCGGACATCCGAGTGTGCTGGAGGGCAGCATCGGCGAAATCGTCGCCAGCGCGCAGGCCATGGCCGCACGCGACGGGGTGCACGGCCTCGATCTCCTGGCCTACCGCTCGCACGAGAACGTCCCGGCGCTTATCGAAGCCGTCTGCTCGGCGGTATCGAAACCGGTCTATGTCGCCGGATCGATCGACACCCCTGGCCGCATCGAAGCCTTGAAGCAGGCCGGGGCGGCCGGTTTCACCATTGGCACGGCCGCACTCGATGGAAAGTATCCGGCCGATGGCAGCGATGTGCCAAGCCAGCTGAAGACGATCATCCGTGACGTCGCGTTGCTCAACCGGCACATCTCGCCGTTCCGCAAGGAGAATTTGGAGAGCGCTTTCGGACGATTTTCCGACAGCTGGCCCCCTCGGCTTGCCGCATCTGTCAACAATCTGCAGATCAAGCTCGCGAAATTCGAGGGCGAGGCCGGCTGGCATTTCAACAGCCGCGAGGACGAGGTCTTCTTCGTTCACAAGGGCCGGCTGGTGATGAAGTTCCGTGACCGCGACGAGATCATCGGGGAAGGGGAGTTCATCGTCGTGCCGCACGGCGTCGAACGTTGTCCGACCGCACTCGAAGAGGTCTGCGAAGTCGTCGTGCTCGAGATCGGCACGGTAACCGCCACCTCTCAATAG